From a region of the Archocentrus centrarchus isolate MPI-CPG fArcCen1 chromosome 18, fArcCen1, whole genome shotgun sequence genome:
- the LOC115797061 gene encoding extensin-like, with translation MATLQGDDREDDNQVRLQRLRELQLVIDSAKRPPYSHSVPACQTSYPPSYYRYPPQDTSLHRLTLDNPAGSYRSTPLHCPSRNTTAADEELPQQPVLPCSSPSRQPSLPPQTGESRAQDQAMLTPPILQASAQESMDDGWISNPNSAPHTPQRQDGYLPRSASQLIIPQAQPVQPVSHPPPPQPSNPSPPPVQHSLPPPTQYRSYPQYPVYPPAFYSSRVYYPYHPSLPPAGHMPMMPSLTPYGQPVPPPGPPPGLPAPGIL, from the exons ATGGCGACACTTCAAGGCGATGACAGAGAAGACGACAACCAAGTCCGCCTCCAGAGA CTACGGGAGTTGCAGCTTGTGATCGACAGCGCTAAACGCCCGCCCTACTCACACAGTGTGCCAGCTTGTCAGACATCCTATCCTCCATCTTACTATCGCTATCCTCCACAGGACACTAGCTTGCACAGGCTAACCCTAGACAACCCTGCTGGCAGCTATCGGTCGACACCATTGCACTGCCCCTCTCGCAACACTACTGCAGCCGACGAAGAGCTCCCACAGCAGCCAGTGTTACCGTGTAGCTCCCCTTCGCGCCAGCCAAGCCTTCCGCCTCAGACTGGAGAGTCACGTGCACAAGACCAAGCCATGCTTACCCCGCCAATCCTCCAGGCCTCGGCGCAAGAATctatggatgatggatggatttccAATCCCAATTCTGCACCTCATACTCCTCAACGGCAGGATGGCTATCTACCACGGTCTGCGTCACAGCTTATTATACCTCAGGCTCAGCCGGTACAGCCCGTCAGCCATCCACCCCCTCCTCAACCAAGTAATCCCTCTCCTCCGCCTGTTCAGCATTCGCTACCTCCTCCAACGCAGTACCGGTCCTATCCTCAGTACCCTGTCTATCCTCCTGCATTTTATTCATCCAGGGTGTACTACCCCTATCATCCATCACTCCCACCAGCTGGGCACATGCCTATGATGCCATCGCTAACACCCTATGGACAACCCGTCCCACCACCGGGGCCACCACCGGGGCTACCAGCTCCCGGCATCCTGTAA